A genomic segment from Oncorhynchus clarkii lewisi isolate Uvic-CL-2024 chromosome 12, UVic_Ocla_1.0, whole genome shotgun sequence encodes:
- the LOC139422257 gene encoding paralemmin-1-like isoform X1, whose protein sequence is MDEAEKYQQRVQAIEDKRRKQQDDEKARREMEEEWLTQAQRKRKSLRDQWLSENPQPVPGRSAENYTEELPTEEDIVEVIESTSYTVTNAQNHSQADIEEGGIQDIIRAAGGQLPGPVMERVLHENGLEGRSVLGMVAVQMERDSKTGVTKIRSVVPVSGSPRALGETVFNDSRKSVHHVGGAEGQPSAEELGQLLSVINDVGMQVLLDEIPVVPQQKAEEKIEVGGGMEEEMDNVEDTAAPTTLGYTEEEVEVVEHEDDEMDEEVEIGVVEIVEGPTRLTDLGYAKEKVKDLGCEDDEMDKETGVGQVDLVEGTVTLTFLGYTEVKSESLGHEDDRELVEVERVIISDAGEQEIVLQSPVLGSETEPFLGYTEQKVEAVGHEDDEEDVSGLVVFVEGPVPPVILGYTREEVEDLGHEDDPPRPTPHYRVEETGKRASKHNTKCCSIM, encoded by the exons CGGAAGTCCTTGAGGGACCAGTGGCTGAGCGAGAACCCCCAGCCTGTCCCTGGGCGCAGCGCTGAGAACTACACAGAGGA gttgcCAACTGAAGAGGATATAGTGGAGGTCATTGAATCCACAAGCTACACAGTCACCAATGCCCAGAACCACAGCCAG GCTGACATTGAAGAGGGTGGGATACAAG ACATCATCAGAGCTGCTGGGGGTCAGCTCCCTGGGCCAGTAATGGAGAGGGTTCTCCATGAGAATGGACTGGAAGGTCGATCAG TGCTGGGGATGGTTGCAGTGCAGATGGAGAGGGATTCAAAGACAGGGGTCACCAAGATCAGGTCTGTGGTGCCCGTGTCTGGATCACCCAGGGCCTTGGGGGAGACGGTGTTCAATGATAGCAGGAAGAGTGTCCACCACGTCGGTGGGGCAGAGGGGCAGCCTTCTGCTGAGGAGCTGGGACAGCTCCTTAGTGTCATCAACGATGTCGGGATGCAAGTGCTGCTGGATGAGATCCCAGTTGTACCACAACAGAAGGCAGAGGAGAAGATAGAGGTTGGTGGTGGGATGGAAGAGGAGATGGACAATGTGGAGGACACTGCCGCACCTACAACCCTGGGCTACACTGAGGAAGAGGTTGAGGTTGTGGAGCATGAGGATGATGAGATGGACGAGGAGGTAGAAATAGGAGTGGTGGAAATTGTGGAGGGCCCTACCCGACTGACCGACCTGGGCTACGCTAAGGAAAAGGTTAAAGATCTGGGCTGTGAGGATGATGAGATGGACAAGGAGACAGGAGTAGGTCAGGTAGACCTTGTGGAGGGCACTGTCACACTGACCTTCCTGGGCTACACTGAGGTAAAGTCAGAGAGTCTGGGCCATGAGGATGATAGAGAGTTGGTGGAGGTGGAGCGGGTGATCATTTCTGATGCGGGTGAGCAGGAGATTGTTCTCCAGTCTCCTGTTCTTGGGTCTGAGACTGAACCCTTTCTGGGCTACACTGAGCAAAAGGTTGAGGCTGTGGGGcatgaggatgatgaggaggacgTGAGTGGATTGGTTGTCTTTGTGGAGGGCCCTGTCCCACCTGTCATCCTGGGCTACACTCGGGAAGAGGTTGAGGATCTGGGACATGAGGATGATCCCCCCAGACCAACCCCACACTACAGAGTTGAGGAAACAGGAAAGAGGGCATCCAAACACAATACCAAGTGCTGCTCTATCATGTGA
- the LOC139422257 gene encoding uncharacterized protein isoform X2: MPRTTARQADIEEGGIQDIIRAAGGQLPGPVMERVLHENGLEGRSVLGMVAVQMERDSKTGVTKIRSVVPVSGSPRALGETVFNDSRKSVHHVGGAEGQPSAEELGQLLSVINDVGMQVLLDEIPVVPQQKAEEKIEVGGGMEEEMDNVEDTAAPTTLGYTEEEVEVVEHEDDEMDEEVEIGVVEIVEGPTRLTDLGYAKEKVKDLGCEDDEMDKETGVGQVDLVEGTVTLTFLGYTEVKSESLGHEDDRELVEVERVIISDAGEQEIVLQSPVLGSETEPFLGYTEQKVEAVGHEDDEEDVSGLVVFVEGPVPPVILGYTREEVEDLGHEDDPPRPTPHYRVEETGKRASKHNTKCCSIM; the protein is encoded by the exons ATGCCCAGAACCACAGCCAGGCAA GCTGACATTGAAGAGGGTGGGATACAAG ACATCATCAGAGCTGCTGGGGGTCAGCTCCCTGGGCCAGTAATGGAGAGGGTTCTCCATGAGAATGGACTGGAAGGTCGATCAG TGCTGGGGATGGTTGCAGTGCAGATGGAGAGGGATTCAAAGACAGGGGTCACCAAGATCAGGTCTGTGGTGCCCGTGTCTGGATCACCCAGGGCCTTGGGGGAGACGGTGTTCAATGATAGCAGGAAGAGTGTCCACCACGTCGGTGGGGCAGAGGGGCAGCCTTCTGCTGAGGAGCTGGGACAGCTCCTTAGTGTCATCAACGATGTCGGGATGCAAGTGCTGCTGGATGAGATCCCAGTTGTACCACAACAGAAGGCAGAGGAGAAGATAGAGGTTGGTGGTGGGATGGAAGAGGAGATGGACAATGTGGAGGACACTGCCGCACCTACAACCCTGGGCTACACTGAGGAAGAGGTTGAGGTTGTGGAGCATGAGGATGATGAGATGGACGAGGAGGTAGAAATAGGAGTGGTGGAAATTGTGGAGGGCCCTACCCGACTGACCGACCTGGGCTACGCTAAGGAAAAGGTTAAAGATCTGGGCTGTGAGGATGATGAGATGGACAAGGAGACAGGAGTAGGTCAGGTAGACCTTGTGGAGGGCACTGTCACACTGACCTTCCTGGGCTACACTGAGGTAAAGTCAGAGAGTCTGGGCCATGAGGATGATAGAGAGTTGGTGGAGGTGGAGCGGGTGATCATTTCTGATGCGGGTGAGCAGGAGATTGTTCTCCAGTCTCCTGTTCTTGGGTCTGAGACTGAACCCTTTCTGGGCTACACTGAGCAAAAGGTTGAGGCTGTGGGGcatgaggatgatgaggaggacgTGAGTGGATTGGTTGTCTTTGTGGAGGGCCCTGTCCCACCTGTCATCCTGGGCTACACTCGGGAAGAGGTTGAGGATCTGGGACATGAGGATGATCCCCCCAGACCAACCCCACACTACAGAGTTGAGGAAACAGGAAAGAGGGCATCCAAACACAATACCAAGTGCTGCTCTATCATGTGA
- the LOC139422258 gene encoding trichohyalin-like: METESMVSPQSPKGPVSQEDCGLWMEVGCKPAEDTDMAKDNSSLTSGEKPCEAWQAVIPPPPLVSAGHPGRMEEDDDVFILSPPCKDPSCPEEGSTTEPNAGAISVTEAKENPRSLDGVQSEQPSSTPVMDKATVTVEEEQQTELKKGGSEDVTVLTERPGSVTPPTTDGYKAVGASSPEQPHPNMETSILKETDPVPSSQTRESEPEHCLDNNSHPTHEGTIIEPEHTDESNNDVEDMVDGRSLDYDMTKDEWVRRDSASSDVQCLQPHLSISRGLSREQVLVPSPQSPAHEQQEQQEVSSLTVAEDIQQGEQLLHRLHLVQQRQDGQQVPQEPPPAHQVAMKTTNQDTGYQEVERIEFRKEEEEEEEGGSEGSGEKREQGERVQTVEVEEREQGERVQTVEVEEREQEERVQTVEVEEKEQGERAQTVEVEERAAVSEEDTEIPEKEHIETVAGEKAEEVQSRPSAQLSVQPMVRIEMECSDDDQSDSGVSTDFSPVSTHEIHTTTAPIMDNKAPPPQKETPIEREIRRSAEREQSLRRSRCMSNTQEGQEVVDIPLMKTPLLAKTLSSKAGPGQGADWQFSEKKMQKEISQEIHRELVLVNMGKIPGVYSKGTVRQMRERKLLFEAFQQGNAEGPTRHRRPLTTAGLGMRGHVYPSVLERTRSMELVSFKGCPLSRAHSHQLFDLKDKKEASSGQNPSAENQPAAKGAARKVVILESDDTIIAHYPNRDRGAQRLYRSLDCLNIGGTVSTEEEATDEVKVEQPGDEDDILRENPFFKLRPSLAMKPEVERDIREAREREEELRRQRCSLYGEAGVGGGRPDGTEDPSPDSPTTRIPSSTSSFTASVDGRQSKGKLDRTWPPPNPKSARVNPGQTQEPKVYKAGGQKTPLWQRWEAGMVNRPLPREQD, encoded by the exons atggaaacagagtCCATGGTCAGCCCCCAATCTCCTAAGGGTCCAGTCTCCCAGGAGGATTGTGGTCTCTGGATGGAGGTTGGCTGTAAACCGGCAGAGGACACAGATATGGCCAAAGACAACTCCTCCCTGACTTCTGGGGAAAAGCCCTGTGAGGCCTGGCAGGCTGTCATACCACCTCCCCCTTTGGTCAGCGCAGGCCACCCcggtaggatggaggaggatgatgaCGTCTTCATCCTTTCCCCACCATGCAAAGACCCCTCTTGTCCAGAAGAGGGCAGCACTACGGAGCCCAATGCTGGGGCCATAAGCGTCACAGAGGCTAAAGAAAATCCCAGGAGCTTAGATGGAGTTCAATCTGAGCAGCCTAGCAGCACTCCAGTCATGGACAAGGCTACAGTAACAGTGGAAGAGGAGCAGCAGACTGAACTGAAGAAGGGAGGATCTGAGGATGTCACAGTGCTGACTGAAAGACCTGGCTCTGTCACGCCACCAACAACAGACGGATATAAAGCAGTGGGTGCCAGTAGCCCTGAGCAGCCACATCCGAACATGGAAACCAGCATTCTGAAAGAGACAGATCCTGTCCCATCATCACAGACAAGGGAGTCTGAGCCAGAGCACTGCCTTGACAACAATAGTCATCCAACCCATGAAGGGACCATCATAGAGCCAGAACATACAGACGAGAGTAACAATGATGTTGAGGACATGGTCGATGGTAGATCACTAGACTATGACATGACCAAAGACGAGTGGGTCAGGAGAGACAGTGCTAGCAGTGACGTCCAGTGCCTCCAGCCTCACCTATCTATTTCAAGAGGTTTATCCAGAGAACAAGTATTAGTGCCCTCGCCTCAGTCACCTGCCCatgagcagcaggagcagcaggaggTTAGCAGCCTGACAGTAGCTGAAGACATCCAGCAGGGGGAGCAGCTGCTGCATCGCCTGCATCTGGTGCAACAGAGACAGGATGGACAACAGGTGCCACAGGAGCCTCCGCCCGCACACCAGGTGGCCATGAAGACAACCAATCAGGATACAGGCTACCAGGAGGTAGAGCGAATCGAGTttaggaaggaagaggaagaagaagaggaaggagggagtgagggaagcggtgaaaagagagagcagggagagagagtacagactgtcgaggtggaagagagagagcagggagagagagtacagactgtcgaggtggaagagagagagcaggaagagagagtaCAGACTGTCGAGGTGGAAGAgaaagagcagggagagagagcacagacTGTCGAGGTGGAAGAGAGGGCAGCGGTAAGTGAGGAAGACACAGAGATTCCAGAGAAAGAACATATTGAAACAGTGGCAGGAGAGAAAGCGGAGGAGGTCCAGTCTCGTCCTTCTGCCCAGCTCAGTGTCCAACCTATGGTCAGGATTGAGATGGAATGCAGTGACGATGACCAGAGTGACAGCGGGGTGTCCACTGACTTCTCCCCTGTCAGCACACACGAGATCCACACGACCACAGCCCCCATCATGGACAACAAGGCTCCCCCACCCCAGAAGGAGACTCCCATCGAGAGGGAGATCCGGCGATCTGCTGAAAGGGAGCAGAGCCTGCGTCGGTCCAGGTGCATGTCAAACACCCAGGAAGGTCAGGAGGTGGTAGACATCCCCCTGATGAAGACTCCGCTGCTGGCTAAGACACTGTCCTCTAAGGCAGGGCCGGGGCAGGGTGCTGACTGGCAGTTCTCAGAGAAGAAGATGCAGAAGGAGATCAGCCAGGAGATCCATAGGGAGCTTGTCCTGGTGAACATGGGGAAGATCCCTGGAGTCTACAGCAAGGGAACAGTACGCCAGATGAGGGAGAGGAAGCTGCTGTTTGAAGCCTTCCAACAAGGCAATGCAGAAGGACCCACCAGGCACAGGAGACCCCTCACCACAGCAGGCCTGGGGATGAGAGGTCATGTCTACCCCTCTGTGCTGGAGAGGACGCGTAGCATGGAGCTTGTCTCTTTCAAAGGCTGCCCTCTCTCAAGAGCCCACTCCCACCAGCTGTTTGACTTAAAGGACAAAAAGGAGGCTAGCTCAGGCCAAAACCCAAGTGCAGAGAACCAACCCGCCGCTAAAGGAGCAGCGAGGAAGGTGGTTATTCTGGAAAGTGACGACACAATCATAGCCCACTATCCGAACCGAGACAGAGGAGCTCAGCGCCTCTACAGAAGCCTAGACTGCCTAAATATAGGGGGCACTGTCTCTACAGAGGAGGAGGCTACGGATGAGGTGAAGGTAGAACAGCCAGGGGATGAGGACGACATCCTCAGGGAGAACCCCTTCTTTAAGCTGCGTCCCTCACTGGCCATGAAGCCGGAGGTGGAAAGGGACATCCGGgaagccagggagagagaggaggagctgcGCAGGCAGAGGTGTAGTCTGTACGGAGAGGCAGGAGTCGGTGGGGGCAGGCCAGACGGCACAGAGGACCCCAGCCCAGACTCACCTACCACACGCATTCCCTCATCCACCTCCTCTTTCACAGCATCAG TTGATGGCCGACAATCCAAGGGGAAGTTGGATCGGACCTGGCCTCCTCCCAATCCTAAGAGTGCTAGGGTGAACCCTGGACAAACACAG GAGCCCAAGGTTTACAAGGCAGGCGGCCAGAAAACTCCTCTGTGGCAGCGTTGGGAGGCAGGTATGGTGAACAGGCCACTGCCACGGGAACAGGACTGA
- the LOC139422548 gene encoding anoctamin-10-like translates to MLMSQCNRTVLPHFQTFSQLQLVSSYFPVALCTETILSIKALSLYPVKRREEAGGWRTLRRTPCQHQEEGTMTALRDSMFLGGGNTRRKELTNVTMAAFMLPVQHLNEITPLILLEFHPEVEADTVDWLLGKILTPEPLGGLDLLAIVISRTRAGGAIMVVGATPERLLLEADEDLLFRHKPCCPIGGQAREVGDLGGMRPTEGVHGMLSSAECVTLVQRILDRLRVWEGEEIQVLQRIPLLPGEPVMASLSRLRVLTSIYPLHEAPLLQSLQGRWWAGWCGLKPFSQREHWQLLEDIRAYFGEVVALYFGFEGSLISALLLKSTLSMFLSFYPLRLGNNLVFFTLSSVVWSELFLQGWGENSKALQRDWGTVVTHLSHSHSSIAAAVPRVAQGTAPPQPQIDVHPFGKMSLRRLKHSVAFLTCILCFSSILILMYLHLDGLVGDFLLREELSFLFHNILVYLPKIALTVAMAGMDCVAFQLSQGLSPDPEPPGQQSPRQQPLLPEVILSCLFNHFSVHFYRALILKDLAMVRFHLSVQLATHLGIKLLSATLFPRLRRMRTPLGRAHQEHQSPFLRQIIEQSNRPPCDTQTWSYLELLISYCHVMFFSGIYPQCALWCLLTIIAKSCMDLWHLCSGARRPFPRTSPGGNVLWQRVFCGFEALAVLLNSLLLWSSLEFRLLFLSYTGWEMFRAFLLLQLSLLSLRGAVTFLLLYLAWFVGRKAEQPETRQPHLHRLHRHHHHQQQHSHIL, encoded by the coding sequence ATGCTGATGTCACAATGCAACCGCACTGTGCTGCCCCACTTTCAGACATTCTCACAGCTACAGCTAGTGTCATCATACTTCCCTGTGGCACTGTGTACTGAGACAATCTTGTCCATCAAAGCCCTGTCTCTGTACCCtgtgaagagaagagaggaagcagGGGGCTGGCGAACACTACGCAGAACCCCCTGTCAACACCAGGAAGAAGGAACCATGACCGCCCTCCGGGACAGCATGTTTTTAGGAGGAGGGAACACACGGAGGAAAGAACTCACCAACGTCACCATGGCAGCCTTCATGCTCCCCGTGCAGCACCTTAATGAGATCACCCCTCTGATTCTGCTGGAGTTCCACCCTGAGGTTGAGGCTGACACTGTGGACTGGCTCCTGGGGAAGATCCTTACACCTGAGCCCCTGGGGGGACTAGACCTTTTGGCCATAGTGATCAGCCGGACCAGGGCCGGGGGTGCCATCATGGTGGTGGGGGCCACGCCAGAGCGGCTGCTCCTGGAGGCTGACGAGGACCTTCTGTTCAGACACAAGCCCTGCTGCCCTATAGGAGGTCAGGCACGAGAGGTGGGGGACCTGGGGGGGATGCGCCCCACGGAGGGGGTGCATGGGATGCTGTCATCGGCTGAGTGTGTGACCCTGGTGCAGAGGATCCTAGACAGGCTGAGAGTGTGGGAGGGGGAGGAAATTCAGGTGCTCCAGCGGATTCCCCTCCTTCCAGGAGAACCAGTGATGGCCAGTCTGTCCCGCTTAAGAGTCCTAACTAGCATCTACCCCCTACATGAAGCGCCACTGCTTCAGAGCCTCCAGGGGAGGTGGTGGGCTGGCTGGTGTGGCCTCAAACCCTTCAGCCAGAGAGAGCATTGGCAGCTGCTGGAAGATATCAGGGCTTATTTTGGGGAGGTGGTGGCCCTCTACTTTGGGTTTGAGGGTTCGCTCATCAGTGCTCTCCTCCTGAAATCCACCTTgtccatgtttctctccttctaccccctcAGGCTGGGGAACAATCTGGTCTTTTTCACCCTCTCTAGTGTGGTGTGGTCAGAGCTGTTCCTGCAGGGCTGGGGGGAGAATAGCAAAGCCCTGCAGAGGGACTGGGGGACTGTGGTCACTCATCTGTCACACAGTCACTCATCAATAGCAGCAGCGGTGCCCAGGGTGGCACAGGGCACAGCACCACCACAGCCCCAGATCGATGTTCATCCTTTTGGAAAGATGAGCTTGAGGAGACTGAAACACTCCGTTGCCTTCCTAACCTGCATCCTCTGCTTCTCCTCCATTCTGATCCTGATGTATTTACACCTAGATGGACTAGTGGGGGACTTCCTCCTGAGAGAAGAGCTCAGTTTCCTCTTTCACAACATCCTTGTCTACCTCCCCAAAATCGCCCTCACGGTTGCCATGGCAGGGATGGACTGTGTTGCATTCCAACTGTCCCAAGGCCTCAGCCCTGATCCCGAGCCGCCAGGGCAACAGTCACCAAGGCAACAGCCCCTGCTCCCTGAGGTTATCCTCTCCTGCCTCTTCAACCACTTTTCCGTCCACTTCTACAGGGCTCTGATCTTGAAGGACCTCGCCATGGTGCGCTTCCACCTGTCTGTGCAGCTGGCCACCCACCTGGGCATCAAGCTACTGTCCGCCACACTATTTCCCCGcctgaggaggatgaggacgCCCCTTGGCCGCGCCCACCAGGAACATCAGTCTCCCTTCCTTAGACAGATCATAGAGCAGAGCAACAGACCACCGTGTGACACCCAGACCTGGAGCTACCTGGAGCTCCTCATCTCCTACTGCCACGTCATGTTCTTCTCAGGCATCTACCCCCAGTGTGCCCTCTGGTGCCTGTTGACCATCATAGCTAAATCCTGCATGGACTTGTGGCACCTGTGTTCAGGCGCACGCCGCCCATTCCCCAGAACATCACCCGGGGGTAACGTTTTGTGGCAGCGGGTCTTCTGTGGCTTTGAGGCCCTGGCTGTCCTGCTCAACTCCCTCCTGCTGTGGTCCTCTCTGGAGTTCAGGCTTCTCTTCCTGAGCTATACTGGGTGGGAAATGTTCAGGGCCTTCCTCCTGCTGCAGCTGTCGCTGCTGAGCCTGAGAGGAGCGGTCACCTTCCTGCTCCTCTACCTGGCCTGGTTTGTTGGCAGAAAGGCAGAGCAGCCTGAGACTCGCCAACCCCACCTCCACAGGCTCCatcgccaccaccaccatcaacagcAGCACTCTCACATACTGTAG